A single region of the Arthrobacter sp. zg-Y820 genome encodes:
- a CDS encoding ABC transporter permease, producing MSAPASLPVRILNQGRYEAITMLRNGEQLILAVFLPLMALVALSVTPILDGFAGSRINIATPGVLALCAMSTAFTGQGIATGFDRRYGVLRFLSTTPLGKAGLIAGKGIAVVAVLAIQVVVVSIVAGFLGWQPSWAGIPLGLVSLLLGAAAFTALGLLVAGTVRPEATLAITNLLWILLAAAGGIIIPAVSLPEMLQPFVEILPSAALGEAMRSALLDATFNIPATLILTAWTILGGLAAVRWFKWS from the coding sequence ATGAGCGCTCCCGCCTCGCTGCCCGTGCGCATCCTTAATCAGGGGCGCTACGAGGCCATCACCATGCTCCGCAACGGAGAACAGCTGATCCTGGCCGTCTTCCTGCCGCTGATGGCGCTGGTGGCGCTGTCCGTGACGCCCATCCTGGACGGGTTCGCCGGTTCCCGCATCAACATCGCGACGCCGGGGGTCCTGGCCCTGTGCGCCATGTCCACTGCCTTCACCGGCCAGGGCATCGCCACCGGGTTCGACCGGCGCTACGGCGTCCTGCGGTTCCTGTCCACCACCCCGCTGGGCAAGGCCGGGCTGATCGCCGGCAAGGGAATCGCCGTCGTCGCCGTTCTGGCCATCCAAGTGGTGGTGGTGAGCATTGTGGCCGGCTTCCTCGGCTGGCAGCCGTCCTGGGCGGGCATTCCGCTCGGGCTCGTCTCCCTGCTGCTCGGTGCCGCCGCGTTCACCGCGCTGGGGCTGCTCGTGGCCGGCACCGTCCGACCCGAGGCAACGCTGGCCATCACGAACCTGCTCTGGATACTTCTGGCGGCTGCCGGCGGTATCATCATCCCGGCGGTAAGCCTGCCGGAGATGCTGCAGCCGTTCGTGGAAATCCTGCCGTCGGCCGCACTGGGTGAAGCCATGCGGTCCGCACTGCTCGACGCCACATTCAATATCCCCGCCACGCTGATCCTGACCGCGTGGACAATCCTGGGTGGCCTTGCTGCTGTCCGCTGGTTCAAATGGAGCTAA